A section of the Flavobacteriales bacterium genome encodes:
- the nosZ gene encoding Sec-dependent nitrous-oxide reductase codes for MKRPLMLTTGTLTLAGLAFVLVNSLPGCRPTTTQTVVTGDAAAKVYVKPGTHDEFYNFVSGGFSGQLAVYGLPSGRLLREVPVFSVDPESGYGYSEETKGMLMTSSGFIPWDDSHHPELSQTDGVPDGKWCFINGNNTPRIALVDLGTFRTKSIIEIPNSAGNHSSPFTTGNSEYVVAGTRFSVPMGDDAARDVSISTYKENFKGNVSFIHPDPGTGRMSIAFQIATPGVNFDLSHAGKGPSEGWFFFSCYNTEQAYSLLEVNASQRDKDFIMAVNWKLAEQLAKDGKGTRVPGKHYSNWWNEETHSAETTVHEDVLQLDPKDHPGLLYFMPCPKSPHGCDVDPTGKYIVGSGKLAALIPVFSFEKIQKAIAANDVEGDFAGIPVLKYESVLHGEVKKPGLGPLHTEFDANGNAYTSFFVSSEIVKWNVEKLEVVDRVPTYYSIGHLMVPGGDSKKPWGKYVVAYNKITKDRYLPTGPELTQSAQLYSIDGDKMELLLDFPTTGEPHYAQAIPADLVKPREVKFFKIEENKHPFVAKGEKETKVERRGKEVHVWMTTIRSHFAPDNIEGVKLGDEVYFHVTNLEQDWDVPHGFAIKGAANAELLVMPGETQTLKWIPTRVGVWPMYCTDFCSALHQEMQGYVRVSPANSTVPLKGETVSVDAGV; via the coding sequence ATGAAACGCCCCCTGATGCTCACCACCGGAACGCTGACCCTGGCCGGGCTTGCGTTCGTCCTGGTCAATTCACTGCCCGGCTGCCGCCCCACCACCACGCAGACGGTGGTGACGGGCGACGCCGCCGCCAAGGTCTATGTGAAGCCCGGTACCCACGATGAGTTCTACAACTTCGTGAGCGGCGGCTTCAGTGGCCAATTGGCCGTGTATGGCCTGCCCAGCGGTCGTCTGCTCCGCGAGGTGCCCGTCTTCAGCGTGGATCCCGAGAGCGGCTACGGTTACAGTGAGGAGACCAAGGGCATGCTGATGACCAGTTCCGGCTTCATCCCCTGGGATGACAGCCACCACCCCGAGCTCTCGCAGACCGACGGCGTGCCCGATGGCAAATGGTGCTTCATCAACGGCAACAACACGCCGCGCATCGCCCTGGTGGACCTCGGCACCTTCCGCACGAAGAGCATCATCGAGATCCCCAACAGCGCGGGCAACCACAGCTCCCCATTCACCACGGGCAACAGCGAGTACGTGGTGGCCGGCACGCGTTTCAGCGTACCCATGGGCGACGATGCCGCACGGGACGTATCCATCAGCACCTACAAGGAGAACTTCAAGGGCAACGTCAGCTTCATCCACCCCGATCCCGGGACGGGCAGGATGAGCATCGCGTTCCAGATCGCCACCCCGGGCGTGAACTTCGACCTGAGCCACGCCGGCAAAGGCCCCAGCGAAGGCTGGTTCTTCTTCAGCTGCTACAACACCGAGCAGGCCTACAGCCTGTTGGAGGTGAACGCCAGCCAGCGCGACAAGGACTTCATCATGGCCGTGAACTGGAAACTGGCCGAGCAACTGGCCAAGGACGGCAAGGGCACGCGCGTGCCCGGCAAGCACTACAGCAACTGGTGGAACGAGGAGACGCACAGCGCCGAGACGACGGTGCACGAGGATGTGCTGCAGCTTGATCCCAAGGACCATCCGGGGCTGCTCTACTTCATGCCCTGCCCCAAGAGCCCGCACGGCTGTGACGTGGACCCCACCGGCAAGTACATCGTGGGCAGCGGCAAACTGGCCGCCCTCATCCCCGTGTTCAGCTTCGAGAAGATCCAGAAGGCCATCGCCGCCAATGATGTGGAGGGCGACTTCGCCGGCATCCCCGTGCTGAAATACGAGAGCGTGCTGCATGGCGAGGTGAAGAAGCCGGGCCTCGGCCCCCTGCACACCGAGTTCGACGCGAACGGCAATGCCTACACCAGCTTCTTCGTGAGCAGCGAGATCGTCAAGTGGAACGTGGAGAAACTGGAGGTGGTGGACCGTGTGCCCACCTACTACAGCATCGGCCACCTGATGGTGCCCGGAGGCGACAGCAAGAAGCCCTGGGGCAAGTACGTGGTCGCCTACAACAAGATCACGAAGGACCGCTACCTGCCCACCGGCCCCGAGTTGACGCAGAGCGCCCAGCTCTACAGCATCGATGGTGACAAGATGGAACTGCTGCTCGACTTCCCCACCACGGGTGAGCCCCACTACGCACAAGCCATCCCGGCCGACCTGGTGAAGCCGCGCGAAGTGAAGTTCTTCAAGATCGAGGAGAACAAGCACCCCTTCGTGGCCAAGGGCGAGAAGGAGACCAAGGTGGAGCGCCGCGGCAAGGAGGTGCACGTGTGGATGACCACCATCCGCTCGCACTTCGCGCCGGACAACATCGAGGGCGTGAAGCTGGGCGATGAGGTGTACTTCCACGTGACGAACCTGGAGCAGGATTGGGACGTGCCGCACGGCTTCGCCATCAAGGGTGCCGCCAATGCCGAACTGCTGGTGATGCCCGGTGAGACCCAGACGCTGAAGTGGATCCCGACCCGCGTGGGCGTGTGGCCCATGTACTGCACGGACTTCTGCTCGGCCCTCCACCAGGAGATGCAGGGCTACGTCCGGGTGTCGCCGGCCAACAGCACGGTGCCGCTGAAAGGCGAGACCGTGTCGGTCGACGCCGGGGTCTGA
- a CDS encoding cytochrome c translates to MSTSTKKIAIAVMVLSLTAACGGGNDAPSAGPPGAPTLEKESAGGGAGSKAKLLTEADVTLGDIDAGMAEQGKTTYDVKCQACHSMGENRVVGPGWKGITTRRKPEWIMNMIVNTDAMLAEDPEAQRQLEECLVRMPNQNLSMEEARQVLEFMRTL, encoded by the coding sequence ATGAGCACGAGCACGAAGAAGATCGCCATCGCCGTGATGGTCCTGAGCCTGACGGCCGCCTGTGGCGGCGGCAACGATGCACCGAGCGCCGGTCCGCCGGGTGCCCCCACGCTCGAGAAGGAGAGCGCAGGAGGCGGGGCAGGTTCCAAGGCCAAGCTGTTGACGGAAGCCGATGTGACGCTGGGCGACATCGACGCCGGCATGGCCGAGCAGGGTAAGACCACCTACGACGTCAAATGCCAGGCCTGTCATAGCATGGGCGAGAACCGGGTGGTGGGACCGGGTTGGAAGGGCATCACCACGCGGCGCAAGCCGGAATGGATCATGAACATGATCGTGAACACCGACGCCATGCTGGCCGAGGACCCCGAAGCGCAGAGGCAGTTGGAGGAATGCCTGGTGCGCATGCCCAATCAGAACCTCAGCATGGAGGAGGCCCGGCAGGTCCTTGAGTTCATGCGCACCCTTTGA